A genomic segment from Clostridium pasteurianum BC1 encodes:
- a CDS encoding NUDIX hydrolase, with protein sequence MNNDNLNKLKKSFPKIIDISGRGEFFNSSVLIPLILIKEEYYFIFQKRSKNISQAGEICFPGGKIDPAIDKDSQETALRETYEEFSIRKEKINIIGRMNTVFSPIGAMVDGYVGILNIKDLQEIKINISEVQYIFTVPVSFFEKNKPEKYYVNIKAHPSIIDSNGKETLLLPYDELNLPKIYSKPWGNYKHSIYAYKYKEEVIWGLTARFIFDIIEILKN encoded by the coding sequence ATGAATAATGATAATTTAAATAAGCTAAAAAAATCTTTTCCTAAAATTATAGATATAAGCGGGAGAGGTGAATTTTTTAATTCTTCGGTTTTGATTCCTTTGATTCTAATAAAAGAAGAATATTATTTTATATTCCAAAAGAGAAGTAAAAACATAAGTCAAGCAGGGGAAATATGTTTTCCAGGTGGTAAAATTGATCCTGCAATTGATAAGGATTCACAAGAAACTGCATTGAGAGAAACTTATGAAGAATTTTCCATAAGAAAAGAAAAAATAAATATTATAGGCAGGATGAATACAGTATTTTCACCAATAGGAGCTATGGTAGATGGATATGTAGGTATATTAAATATTAAAGATTTACAAGAAATAAAAATTAATATTTCTGAGGTTCAATATATTTTTACTGTGCCTGTATCATTTTTTGAAAAAAACAAACCCGAAAAATACTATGTTAATATAAAGGCCCATCCATCTATTATTGATAGCAATGGAAAAGAAACCTTATTACTACCTTATGATGAACTTAATTTGCCGAAGATTTATTCAAAGCCTTGGGGAAATTATAAACATAGCATTTATGCGTATAAATATAAAGAAGAAGTTATATGGGGATTAACAGCAAGGTTTATTTTTGATATTATTGAAATATTAAAAAATTAA
- a CDS encoding SIR2 family protein — translation MIKNGTTYILGAGFNQCVKNINGLKPPLSTNFFNNILKNKKSNISEEKTQLVYDYIYKYWKKSKKSLLYGDFDLEECFTLLQLQLLEASNNNDQELITNLLKINSTLKFIFIESLCEFESFSNSSNLMLSFASLIYSREPNILTFNYDCNLETAIETVSSNKWNSFLSYGVKFDKIQRIKNNGITYIKKEDFYNMSNSSLYNWNILKLHGSLNWFKCIPASEYTLFKNYRNDVNCKKAQFILADTNRYFNEHTDNNLIVDPLIIPPVLYKDYSQDIISTLWDGAKEILSCCKTLIVIGYSFPPTDFGIKKLLLEAFEFNRLDNLIIVDPNTSVINTVKQLTHYNKPALVCNDLSEFLDNTQVMSI, via the coding sequence ATGATAAAAAATGGAACTACTTACATACTAGGAGCTGGCTTTAATCAATGCGTAAAAAATATTAACGGATTAAAGCCACCTCTTTCAACAAACTTTTTCAACAATATATTAAAGAATAAAAAATCAAATATTTCAGAGGAAAAAACACAACTGGTATACGATTATATATATAAATATTGGAAAAAGTCAAAAAAAAGTCTTCTCTATGGTGACTTTGATTTAGAGGAATGTTTTACATTACTACAACTGCAACTATTGGAAGCCTCCAACAATAATGACCAAGAACTGATAACTAATTTGCTAAAGATAAATTCCACATTAAAATTTATTTTTATAGAAAGCCTATGCGAATTTGAATCTTTCAGTAATTCATCCAATTTAATGCTAAGTTTTGCTTCACTTATATACAGCAGGGAACCAAACATTCTTACCTTTAACTATGACTGCAACCTAGAAACAGCAATAGAAACTGTATCCAGCAATAAGTGGAATTCATTTCTTAGCTATGGAGTGAAATTTGATAAAATACAAAGAATAAAAAATAATGGTATAACCTATATAAAGAAAGAGGATTTTTATAATATGTCAAACAGTTCTTTATATAATTGGAATATTTTAAAACTTCATGGATCGTTAAATTGGTTCAAATGTATACCTGCAAGTGAATACACTTTATTTAAAAATTATAGAAATGATGTGAATTGTAAAAAAGCTCAATTTATATTAGCTGATACCAACAGATACTTTAATGAGCACACTGACAATAATTTAATAGTAGACCCTCTTATAATACCTCCCGTCTTGTATAAAGATTATTCTCAAGACATAATCTCCACTTTATGGGATGGCGCTAAAGAGATTTTATCTTGCTGCAAAACTCTTATAGTTATCGGTTATTCTTTTCCTCCAACAGATTTTGGCATAAAAAAACTTTTATTGGAGGCCTTTGAATTTAACAGACTAGATAATTTAATAATTGTAGATCCAAATACTTCAGTTATAAATACAGTAAAACAACTTACTCATTATAATAAACCTGCACTTGTATGCAATGATTTGAGTGAATTTCTAGACAATACCCAAGTTATGTCAATTTGA
- a CDS encoding DMT family transporter — protein sequence MRKGTGSSLALLIAAAIWGFAFVAQRVGMKYIGPFTFTGIRFALGAISLIPLMIFYNNKDEKVKIKNIKGNNNLLGGVIIGIVLFFAASFQQVGLIGTSAGKAAFITGLYIVFVPILGLFLRHHIKANTWIGALIAVVGLYFLCVTNRFSISYSDMLELASAFLFAIHILLIDYFSQKINVLKLAFFQFITCSILSMITAVFIEHITASGILQALIPILYGGICSVGIAYTLQIVGQKNAEPSHAAIICSMETVFATIGGILILNEQLGVKGSIGCLLMLTGMILSQLKSNRQEDVEIESAC from the coding sequence ATGAGGAAAGGGACAGGATCTAGTTTAGCACTTTTAATTGCGGCTGCTATATGGGGATTTGCCTTTGTTGCACAAAGAGTTGGCATGAAATATATTGGACCATTTACCTTTACTGGTATAAGATTTGCATTAGGGGCCATATCATTAATTCCGCTCATGATTTTTTATAATAATAAAGATGAAAAGGTGAAGATTAAAAATATCAAAGGTAATAATAATTTACTAGGTGGAGTTATTATCGGTATAGTTCTTTTTTTTGCAGCATCCTTTCAACAAGTTGGACTCATAGGTACATCGGCAGGAAAGGCGGCTTTTATAACAGGACTATATATAGTATTTGTTCCAATACTTGGACTGTTTTTAAGACATCATATTAAAGCTAATACGTGGATTGGTGCTCTAATAGCAGTAGTAGGCTTGTATTTTTTATGTGTTACAAATAGATTTAGTATATCATATAGCGATATGCTTGAACTTGCCAGCGCTTTTCTTTTTGCAATACATATACTTTTGATAGATTATTTTTCTCAAAAAATTAACGTATTAAAATTGGCATTTTTCCAATTTATAACTTGTTCAATTTTAAGTATGATAACGGCTGTATTTATTGAACATATAACTGCCAGTGGAATTTTACAAGCATTAATACCTATTCTTTATGGAGGTATATGCTCTGTAGGGATAGCTTATACCTTACAAATTGTTGGGCAAAAGAATGCTGAGCCTTCCCATGCAGCAATTATATGTAGCATGGAAACCGTATTTGCTACTATTGGAGGAATTTTGATTCTAAATGAGCAGTTGGGAGTTAAAGGAAGTATAGGATGTCTACTTATGCTTACGGGAATGATATTATCTCAATTAAAAAGCAATAGGCAAGAGGATGTAGAAATTGAATCTGCCTGCTAA
- a CDS encoding MBL fold metallo-hydrolase: MNEITMLGTGAAMVTKCYNTCFTISSKDEYFLVDTGGGNMILSNLEKADIPINKIHNVFISHSHNDHITGIVWIIRAVAQQIINGNYHGKLYIYCHKDVIDIIRTISNLLLQKKFVDHIDKDIIFIEIYDKCILDILDMHLQCFDIRSTKLLQFGFTAKLSDGKKLTFLGDEPFNESVFDYANKSNYLMHEAFCLYSQREKFNPYEKHHSTVKDACENASKLQVENVILFHTEDKNLSKRKELYSEEGQEYFKGKIIVPNDLEVIEL, from the coding sequence TTGAATGAAATAACAATGTTGGGAACTGGAGCTGCAATGGTTACAAAATGCTATAATACTTGCTTTACAATTTCAAGTAAAGATGAGTATTTTCTTGTGGATACAGGCGGCGGCAATATGATTCTTTCAAACTTGGAAAAAGCAGATATACCTATAAATAAAATTCACAATGTGTTTATATCCCATAGCCACAATGATCATATAACTGGGATTGTATGGATAATAAGGGCAGTGGCACAACAGATTATTAATGGGAATTATCATGGTAAGCTTTATATCTATTGTCATAAAGATGTAATAGATATAATAAGAACCATAAGCAATTTATTATTACAGAAAAAATTTGTGGATCATATTGATAAAGATATAATTTTTATAGAAATATATGATAAATGTATACTTGATATATTGGATATGCATCTTCAATGCTTTGATATTAGAAGTACAAAACTTCTTCAATTTGGATTTACAGCTAAGCTTAGCGATGGGAAGAAGTTAACTTTTCTTGGAGATGAGCCCTTTAATGAAAGTGTGTTTGATTATGCGAATAAATCAAACTACCTTATGCATGAGGCCTTTTGTTTGTATTCTCAGAGAGAAAAGTTCAACCCTTATGAAAAACATCATTCCACAGTAAAGGATGCCTGTGAGAATGCTTCAAAATTACAAGTAGAAAATGTTATATTATTTCATACAGAAGATAAAAATTTAAGTAAGAGAAAAGAATTGTATTCAGAAGAGGGACAAGAATACTTTAAGGGTAAAATAATAGTTCCTAATGATCTTGAGGTTATAGAACTTTAA
- a CDS encoding ABC transporter permease yields the protein MLNEIIKFLLSNAKQYYTAVLIHISISITAVLISTAIAVPLGILCSKSSKILYPVMNFFNFLRIIPSLAILVLALPILGTGFTPALVALIILAVPPILINTYLGFKNITPSIIESAKGMGMGYRELLFKIQVPLAMSLIITGVRTSSVEVIASATLASYIGAGGLGDFIFTGLSMNDYTMLLVGGISVAILSVIAEMILFFLQQGITRYQRD from the coding sequence ATGTTAAATGAAATTATTAAATTTTTACTAAGTAATGCCAAGCAATATTATACAGCTGTCCTTATACATATATCCATAAGTATAACAGCTGTATTGATAAGTACTGCCATAGCTGTTCCCTTAGGAATATTATGCTCAAAAAGTTCAAAGATTCTCTATCCGGTAATGAATTTTTTTAATTTCCTAAGAATTATTCCGAGCCTTGCCATACTGGTTTTGGCATTGCCTATACTTGGAACAGGTTTTACTCCTGCATTGGTTGCTTTAATAATTCTCGCAGTACCTCCAATACTTATTAACACATATTTGGGTTTTAAAAATATTACTCCATCAATTATTGAAAGTGCAAAGGGAATGGGTATGGGCTATAGAGAATTACTTTTTAAAATCCAAGTTCCATTGGCAATGTCTTTGATAATTACCGGAGTTAGAACTTCTTCTGTGGAGGTTATAGCTAGTGCTACGCTGGCATCCTATATAGGTGCTGGAGGATTAGGCGATTTTATATTTACTGGGTTAAGCATGAATGATTATACCATGCTGCTTGTAGGAGGAATATCCGTGGCAATTTTGTCTGTTATTGCAGAAATGATATTATTTTTTTTACAACAGGGAATTACAAGATATCAAAGAGATTGA
- a CDS encoding glycine betaine ABC transporter substrate-binding protein: MNKKFFAVPLLVAVLTAVIFTGCGKSTGNNTNTANGSGSKPTIKVGSKNFTESLILGELYADALEHAGYKVDRKLNLGDAVVHTSLVNGDIDLYPEYTGTGLLSILKEAPKYDSKEVYDEVSAKYKDKFKLIWLDPSAANDSQGLVITKKASDQYNIHTISDLQKNASKIRFASQGEFDKRSDGLPALIKAYGPFNFKDEKLYDNGLKYDVLKNDKADLAVAYTTEGQLSDSQFVVLEDDKHVWPPYNVAPVVRQDILDKNPDIKDILNKVTAKLDNKTLIKLNAEVDIDKKEYKTVANEFYNQEFGK; encoded by the coding sequence ATGAATAAAAAATTTTTTGCAGTACCTTTGCTAGTGGCAGTACTTACTGCTGTGATATTTACAGGCTGCGGTAAAAGCACTGGTAATAATACTAATACAGCCAATGGTTCAGGCTCTAAACCTACAATAAAGGTTGGTTCCAAGAACTTTACAGAATCTCTAATTTTAGGAGAACTATATGCAGATGCACTAGAGCATGCTGGATATAAGGTTGATAGAAAATTGAATTTAGGTGATGCAGTAGTTCATACTTCTTTGGTAAATGGAGATATAGATCTATATCCTGAATATACAGGTACGGGCTTATTATCAATTTTAAAAGAAGCACCAAAATATGATTCAAAGGAAGTTTACGATGAAGTTTCTGCAAAATACAAAGATAAATTTAAATTGATTTGGCTAGATCCATCTGCAGCTAATGATTCTCAAGGATTAGTTATAACTAAAAAAGCTTCAGATCAGTATAACATACATACAATTTCTGATTTGCAAAAGAATGCAAGTAAAATTAGATTTGCCTCACAGGGAGAATTTGACAAGAGGTCTGATGGACTTCCGGCTTTAATAAAGGCATATGGTCCATTTAATTTCAAAGATGAAAAATTATATGATAATGGCTTAAAGTATGATGTACTTAAAAATGATAAAGCAGATCTTGCTGTAGCCTATACTACAGAAGGCCAATTAAGTGATAGCCAGTTTGTAGTATTAGAAGATGACAAGCATGTATGGCCTCCATACAACGTTGCGCCAGTGGTGAGACAGGATATTCTTGATAAGAATCCTGACATAAAAGATATTTTAAATAAAGTTACTGCTAAATTGGACAATAAGACTTTAATAAAATTAAATGCAGAGGTGGACATAGATAAAAAAGAGTATAAAACTGTAGCAAATGAATTCTACAATCAAGAGTTTGGTAAATAA
- a CDS encoding ABC transporter ATP-binding protein, producing the protein MTTAIEFIKVSKKFNNSKEYSVSEVSLSIEKGNFITILGTSGSGKTTLLKMINRIYETTSGEILFFGENIKNLNVEIHRRKIGYVIQQIGLFPHMTVEQNIATVPKILHWDKKKIAERVEYLLKLVGLSSDDFKKRYPRQLSGGQQQRVGLARAMAADPEIMLMDEPFGAIDAITRQKLQDELINIQKKLNKTIVFVTHDVNEAFKLGDKVIVMNKGKIQQFDSPYNILFNPANDFVARLVSSEDALQKLKYLKAELAMLPLDLPVDHEAIRVGKEESLYDVLTTFLNNNVKTVIVEDDKHHVLGKINWSQLNIKAVQREQDIYEKPGDDCDKISI; encoded by the coding sequence TTGACAACAGCTATTGAGTTTATAAAGGTTAGTAAAAAATTTAATAATTCTAAAGAGTATTCTGTTTCAGAAGTGAGTTTAAGTATTGAGAAAGGAAATTTTATAACTATTTTGGGAACTTCCGGCTCGGGAAAAACTACATTATTAAAGATGATTAATAGAATATATGAAACTACTTCTGGGGAAATATTGTTTTTTGGTGAGAATATAAAAAACTTGAATGTAGAGATACATAGAAGGAAAATAGGCTACGTTATTCAACAGATTGGATTATTTCCACATATGACTGTGGAACAAAATATAGCAACAGTACCTAAAATATTGCATTGGGATAAAAAGAAAATAGCTGAGCGTGTTGAGTATTTATTAAAGCTGGTGGGCCTTTCCTCAGATGACTTTAAGAAAAGATATCCTAGGCAATTATCCGGTGGACAGCAGCAGAGAGTTGGTCTAGCTAGGGCAATGGCGGCAGATCCAGAAATAATGTTAATGGACGAACCCTTCGGAGCTATTGACGCTATAACAAGGCAGAAGCTCCAGGATGAATTAATTAATATACAAAAAAAGCTTAACAAGACAATTGTTTTTGTAACTCATGATGTTAATGAAGCTTTTAAACTTGGGGACAAGGTTATCGTAATGAATAAAGGTAAGATTCAACAATTTGATAGTCCTTATAATATTCTATTTAATCCTGCAAATGATTTTGTTGCTCGATTAGTCTCTTCAGAGGATGCCCTTCAAAAGCTAAAATATTTAAAAGCAGAACTTGCCATGCTTCCGTTAGACTTGCCTGTTGATCATGAAGCTATAAGAGTTGGAAAAGAAGAAAGTTTATATGATGTGTTAACTACTTTTCTTAATAATAATGTAAAGACAGTTATAGTTGAAGATGATAAGCATCATGTTTTAGGAAAAATAAATTGGAGTCAGCTAAATATTAAGGCTGTACAGAGAGAACAAGATATTTATGAGAAGCCAGGTGATGATTGTGATAAAATATCTATTTGA
- a CDS encoding ABC transporter permease, translating to MIVIKYLFENYEDMLSLLLQHIQLVVISVVISLLIAIALGSLVLRSRWASMIVLSLFGVLYSIPSLAMFAFLIPVLGLGEKTAVVVLIIYNQYILVRNILMAFQSIDTSIIEAARGMGLNSRQLFIYIQLPLAAPIIIGGTRIAIVSTIGIATIASVINAGGLGVILFDGLRMNYITKILWGTIMAAGLALIANQILLFIEKIADRKAKGEYNSKDRKEALDGVVLK from the coding sequence ATGATTGTGATAAAATATCTATTTGAAAATTATGAGGATATGCTTTCATTGTTATTGCAGCATATTCAATTAGTAGTAATAAGTGTTGTAATATCTTTACTTATTGCAATAGCTTTAGGAAGTTTAGTCTTACGTTCACGATGGGCATCTATGATTGTATTATCCTTGTTTGGAGTGTTGTATTCAATACCAAGCCTTGCAATGTTTGCATTTTTAATTCCGGTTTTAGGTCTTGGAGAAAAAACAGCTGTGGTGGTTCTTATAATATATAATCAATATATACTTGTAAGAAATATACTTATGGCTTTTCAATCAATAGATACTTCAATTATTGAGGCTGCAAGGGGCATGGGACTAAATTCCAGGCAGTTGTTTATATATATTCAATTACCTTTAGCTGCACCAATAATAATTGGAGGAACAAGGATAGCTATTGTATCCACTATAGGTATAGCTACTATTGCATCTGTAATTAATGCTGGTGGATTAGGAGTTATATTATTTGATGGACTAAGAATGAATTATATAACAAAAATCTTGTGGGGTACCATTATGGCTGCTGGTCTGGCCTTAATAGCAAATCAGATATTATTGTTTATAGAAAAAATTGCTGATAGGAAAGCTAAGGGAGAATATAACAGCAAAGATAGAAAAGAAGCACTAGATGGAGTAGTTCTTAAATAA
- a CDS encoding 4Fe-4S binding protein has product MSNDAEIIKLLNIPEIVIPYLNLIYTEDQLKLITVIRNKVLSKEEIETILGKSAGVLLDNAYKAAVVDKVIEEEIIKYQLSSLANRLDKMATFEGDKWSCIESEDRKKIADWLFNDYLEAKRNSSIEKISENGNKILPLNEAIDYLNTAKNDIYVMPCDCKAITENCSFDRNVCMSMGSGLNSSSDRGHGKKLNKEEAIELLKHADREGLIHSVENGAICNCCSCCCYPLRASKALGIEGKWPLVSYVAIMDKNKCVNCGICTKRCQLDVFQKKEVVIYMDNSKCVGCGLCVNTCPKEALHLEKL; this is encoded by the coding sequence ATGTCAAATGATGCGGAGATTATAAAACTTTTAAATATTCCTGAAATTGTAATACCATACTTGAATTTGATTTATACCGAAGATCAGTTAAAACTTATAACTGTTATTAGGAATAAAGTATTATCTAAAGAGGAAATTGAAACCATTTTAGGAAAATCTGCAGGTGTTTTATTGGACAATGCTTATAAAGCTGCTGTGGTTGATAAGGTTATAGAGGAAGAAATAATAAAATATCAACTTAGCTCTCTGGCTAATAGACTTGATAAAATGGCGACCTTTGAAGGAGACAAATGGAGTTGTATAGAATCAGAAGATAGAAAGAAAATAGCAGATTGGCTTTTCAATGATTATTTAGAAGCTAAGAGAAATAGTTCCATTGAGAAAATATCTGAGAATGGAAATAAGATACTGCCCTTAAATGAAGCTATAGATTATTTAAATACTGCAAAAAATGATATATATGTTATGCCCTGTGATTGCAAGGCCATAACAGAAAATTGCAGCTTTGATAGAAATGTGTGTATGAGTATGGGAAGTGGTTTAAATAGTTCTTCTGATAGAGGACATGGAAAAAAATTGAATAAGGAAGAAGCTATAGAACTATTAAAACATGCAGATAGAGAGGGCCTTATCCATTCAGTAGAAAATGGTGCAATTTGTAATTGCTGTAGTTGCTGCTGTTATCCTCTAAGAGCATCAAAGGCATTGGGTATTGAAGGAAAATGGCCTTTGGTAAGCTATGTTGCAATTATGGATAAGAATAAATGTGTAAATTGCGGTATATGTACTAAACGATGCCAATTAGATGTATTCCAAAAGAAAGAGGTCGTTATTTATATGGATAATTCAAAATGTGTAGGCTGCGGGTTATGTGTAAATACCTGCCCTAAAGAAGCTTTGCACCTAGAAAAACTATAA
- a CDS encoding O-acetylhomoserine aminocarboxypropyltransferase/cysteine synthase family protein, whose amino-acid sequence MSQKEYGFETLQIRAGYDPKEHNYAATVPIYQTTAFNFGDTERLEKIYSLKEGGFYYTRISNPTSDVLEKRIAALEGGTAAVAVASGMAAITYSLLNVAEGGGEIAAVNTLYSGSFNLFNHILPQFGIKVNWIDDPYDLNSFRKAITPNTRAIFAESIGNPLINVLDIEGVAKIAHENDIPLIIDNTFPTPHLLNPIKYGADIVVHSATKALGGHGTAIGGIIVESGKFNWENGKFPHFTAPDYSAKNESLYELVPTSVFTTRIRLRYLSDFGAAISPFNSFLILQGIETLSVRINEEVKTTEKIVKYLSAHPKVSWVNYPGVEGNRNNKLAEKYLPNGYGTIFTFGFKGNQHDINKFINSLELFSFLANIGDARSLLVQPCVATHGSLSVENRNKAGAFPEAIRLSIGLEKAEDLIADLDQAFSKVN is encoded by the coding sequence ATGTCACAAAAGGAATATGGATTTGAAACACTGCAGATAAGAGCTGGTTATGATCCAAAAGAACACAATTATGCTGCAACTGTGCCAATTTATCAGACAACAGCCTTTAATTTTGGAGATACGGAGAGGTTAGAAAAAATATATTCTCTTAAGGAGGGTGGTTTTTACTACACTAGAATAAGTAATCCTACCTCGGATGTACTAGAAAAGAGAATAGCGGCTTTAGAAGGAGGAACAGCAGCAGTTGCAGTAGCTTCTGGTATGGCAGCAATAACTTATTCACTGCTTAATGTAGCAGAAGGCGGAGGAGAAATTGCAGCAGTAAATACTTTATATTCAGGCTCCTTCAATCTTTTTAATCATATTTTGCCTCAGTTTGGTATAAAGGTAAACTGGATTGATGATCCCTATGATCTTAATTCTTTTAGAAAAGCTATTACGCCTAATACAAGAGCAATATTTGCTGAATCTATAGGAAATCCGTTAATTAATGTACTGGATATAGAGGGGGTAGCAAAAATAGCCCATGAGAATGATATTCCTCTTATAATTGATAATACATTTCCTACCCCTCATCTTTTAAATCCTATTAAGTATGGAGCTGATATAGTTGTACATTCGGCTACAAAGGCATTAGGTGGACATGGAACAGCAATTGGGGGAATAATTGTTGAAAGTGGTAAATTCAATTGGGAAAATGGTAAATTCCCTCACTTTACTGCACCGGATTATAGTGCAAAAAATGAAAGTTTATATGAATTGGTTCCCACATCAGTTTTTACAACAAGAATAAGACTTAGATATTTAAGTGACTTTGGAGCAGCTATAAGTCCATTTAATTCATTTTTAATTCTACAGGGTATTGAAACACTATCAGTGAGAATAAATGAAGAAGTGAAGACTACAGAAAAAATAGTAAAATATTTATCAGCACATCCAAAAGTATCTTGGGTTAACTACCCTGGTGTAGAAGGTAATAGGAACAATAAATTAGCAGAAAAGTATCTTCCTAATGGTTATGGTACTATATTTACTTTTGGCTTTAAAGGAAATCAGCATGATATTAACAAGTTTATAAATAGTTTGGAGCTATTTAGTTTTCTTGCTAACATAGGAGATGCCAGATCATTATTAGTTCAGCCATGTGTAGCAACTCATGGATCTTTAAGTGTAGAAAATAGAAATAAAGCCGGAGCCTTTCCAGAGGCAATAAGATTATCTATAGGTCTAGAAAAAGCTGAAGATTTAATTGCTGATCTTGATCAAGCCTTCTCAAAGGTAAACTAG
- a CDS encoding zinc ribbon domain-containing protein: protein MPIPYNFTKIKDSIENSANSAVKKTGEFIETSKLNFEISGEEKEIQNLYKKIGERIYKQYEKNKPVDNNLIKYCKEIKEIKYKITAIRKKITKIQDKRICPLCGKEIENTATYCEYCGFKQKNRKNSSKV, encoded by the coding sequence ATGCCTATACCTTACAATTTTACAAAAATAAAAGATTCTATAGAAAATAGTGCTAATTCTGCTGTGAAAAAGACAGGTGAATTTATAGAAACTTCAAAATTAAATTTTGAGATCTCAGGAGAAGAAAAGGAAATTCAAAATCTATATAAAAAAATAGGAGAAAGAATATACAAACAATATGAAAAGAATAAACCTGTAGATAATAATCTTATAAAATACTGTAAAGAAATTAAAGAAATCAAATACAAAATTACTGCCATAAGGAAAAAGATAACAAAAATTCAAGACAAAAGAATATGCCCTTTATGTGGAAAGGAAATTGAAAATACTGCTACTTACTGTGAATATTGTGGTTTTAAACAAAAAAATAGAAAAAATTCTTCTAAAGTGTGA
- a CDS encoding DUF6414 family protein, which translates to MTENKAFIPLYLNNDMVNNLFTVVVQEFVESKSINTKEQISINYRGPISEFSQELFGKYVQGEVNVQILNEFSKQKTQVAISKDIEVFMNLRNLLSKNNLLKDISSNEMVNNIHENDFVTVKCRLIQNPIFYYVQNLINNMEIQNVFGNIKSVNSSKVDVISNLKTYMDSWKNKNCIRCVTTELCSPKSRFIVPVDPTYNISRFDYTGRCGVSIMGKVVNFIDNKNYNYMDLFGDNSLNFINENYFTDFMGLNNIENSIETFSNKFIVNEGNMIEILPIAIFV; encoded by the coding sequence ATGACAGAAAATAAAGCGTTTATACCTTTATATTTAAATAATGATATGGTTAATAATCTTTTTACTGTAGTTGTACAAGAGTTTGTTGAATCAAAGAGTATAAACACAAAAGAGCAAATTAGTATTAATTATAGAGGACCTATAAGCGAATTTTCTCAGGAGCTTTTTGGGAAATATGTTCAAGGAGAGGTTAATGTTCAAATATTAAATGAATTTTCAAAACAAAAAACTCAAGTTGCTATTTCCAAGGATATAGAAGTATTCATGAATTTAAGAAATTTATTGTCTAAAAATAACTTGCTTAAAGACATATCTTCAAATGAAATGGTTAACAATATACATGAAAATGATTTTGTAACAGTTAAGTGCAGACTTATTCAAAATCCTATATTTTACTATGTTCAGAATTTAATAAACAATATGGAGATACAGAATGTATTTGGAAACATTAAAAGTGTAAATAGCAGTAAAGTCGACGTAATTAGTAATCTAAAAACTTATATGGATTCATGGAAAAATAAAAATTGTATTAGATGTGTAACTACTGAACTCTGTTCTCCTAAATCTAGATTTATTGTTCCTGTTGATCCAACCTATAATATAAGCAGATTTGATTACACGGGACGTTGTGGAGTGAGCATAATGGGGAAGGTAGTAAATTTTATAGATAATAAAAATTATAATTATATGGATTTATTTGGAGATAACTCCTTGAATTTCATAAATGAAAATTACTTTACAGATTTTATGGGATTAAACAATATTGAAAATTCTATAGAGACTTTTAGCAATAAATTCATTGTCAATGAGGGCAATATGATAGAAATATTACCTATAGCTATATTTGTATAA